From Drosophila suzukii chromosome 2R, CBGP_Dsuzu_IsoJpt1.0, whole genome shotgun sequence, a single genomic window includes:
- the mim gene encoding uncharacterized protein mim isoform X12, whose amino-acid sequence MDLSLERDSSALGSLFQQIINDMKNTSPLWEDFVAKAGKLHTCLRAAIQAIAAYLDAFQKIADAATNSRGASKEIGTALTRVCLRHKAVETRLKTFTSAIMDCLVQPLQDKIEDWKRTVATIDKDHAKEYKRCRSELKKRSSDTLRLQKKARKGQTDGLQSLMDSHMQDVTLRRAELEDVEKKSLRAAMVEERLRYCSFVHMLQPVVHEECEVMSELGHLQEAMQSIALVTKEPSVLPQASEELIHDAKASINLYPESPGGGSGSQGGGCSNSLGSRKSSVCSISSMNSSGSSNSPGHHHYPRSLSQFVTPAIRLKPGESSDSGFCSSPALTTQTSNATNQTANVSTWPPHSQDVVDTLPPTADRPHTISTAYEKGHQRPPLTVYTFQNPETIHESGSCLNNGSGPPNGQPSSGQATPATQKSPAASLSRPPLPVRCSSLERPLSAQSNHRQGSGSNLLQRQCPSPIPAHITKGTPSGSSLGPGSSLGFVYQVSSPTPPSSEVLKITEQAAAGQDQGPVNSGAEDTDERSRASVLQKASMFEKAAAAAAVSPPAPNQSPAASSPASGGGARRSEAEQQEMDKSFEDSIQALNNLIGELDSFQREIDEGKGKPMSSIVSSNNNNTTTSSNSSSDNNNLPAISSNIEPCAISNQTNSSGCGTDISDTTSDELAGDDMDARRQDRDRDMLGASDSELSRCYVSETSSLTGGLTAGGYENPTFAHFVANANREDVVSLASDSVCLGQPRHAYVDTCSDSGSAVVVIYDHQIPNTPDIEFVKQNSEIVVLRTKDPQPQTLQLHEMRELQQLPANLAGSPDSSPDSSGGQAPATATVAPAKQRLSSFRATSEQQLQLLGRGSPQRGKATSEQAAQSRPQDQHFPAQAHPQQQDSNGSSQPVDPMRRQLPPKPTSLSIFNGPAPSVGDRPLVPRKSDFKADLDAKIRRQKQKVKQQLQQQQQQQQQQSPQPQQAPQEPQHSPQSPQTRNCNVTNNPAANVTASASASASAFTDQAHRMPNQNQIATSNHKQCKTPATMALSPSSSPRGHLPSALSSSSLSSLPLPATTSSPSNAPPSMLPASDRPPAHPYVCSNAPANPHHANSITNANATANLKPCITPRPASLSGGAAGGGSTRIARRSSINQAKPPPPVRRSSSVTPSPNASVGLQHQQQQHATLSQQNHQLSSSSEHLPPPPAFMLDAVPQMPSSALKVSETVRALAAMRHQPASPVSLRRLQQQQQQQQLQQQQQQLHQQHVQQQQPLLQSVHHNPLNDDPTVYYDSYMDLHAYAQALANGQQMSNPQRFTHQQQQQQQQNHYLQQQQQHQPAQQPPVYQAPPPVDATFRTSSPAAGGGGGIYAQPKLVNSMSSFRTSSPSPNGHAHPLPPTQPKTNPNLIAQLNARLSGKQQQPHQQQQVEGIYGNQQAPGGESIYMRSGLSMSQPPQQQHYDAAAQAPNMRQAHSHHQQQQQQQHYTCPPPLEDPPPPPIYAAGASATMPKKMARPPTGQNAHAAHPSAYAAASATATLPKNMVQQHQRLQQQQHQQQQQQYQQPAGMGIGNGNGHLTQRPQLPLPQQKLRAAQQQHLAEQQQHQLQQQHQQRQPPIPSRHSSVQQKIFVSTNPFIQTTAVKFHSPSASPTCGSPVTGSVSGSGSLASIYATTSRGGHHHQQQQQHAHQQQLQQQQQHYYRDVAGGNSNGGNAYYNHNAHAHSQAHHSNYATSTNIEKTGSIRAKTKAEFLENLNAKLAKQGMSGRAFAVRNLINSKALMYQNPQNLSRPSAQYRRPPTYPNTSTTTNATCEDQC is encoded by the exons AATACTTCGCCACTGTGGGAGGATTTTGTGGCTAAGGCCGGAAAACTGCACACATGCTTGAG GGCCGCCATCCAGGCAATCGCCGCCTATTTGGATGCCTTCCAAAAGATAGCCGATGCGGCGACCAATTCAAGAG GAGCCTCCAAGGAGATCGGCACAGCCCTGACCCGCGTCTGCCTGCGCCACAAGGCCGTGGAGACGCGTCTGAAGACCTTCACCAGCGCCATCATGGATTGCCTGGTGCAGCCGCTGCAGGACAAGATCGAGGACTGGAAGCGCACGGTGGCCACCATCGACAAGGATCATGCCAAAGAATACAAGCGCTGTCGCAGCGAGTTGAAGAAGCGCTCCAGCGACACGCTGCGCCTGCAGAAGAAGGCTCGCAAGGGTCAGACGGATGGGTTGCAATCTTTGATGGACTCCCACATGCAGGATGTCACCCTGCGGCGGGCTGAGCTAGAGGACGTGGAGAAGAAGTCCTTGAGGGCGGCCATGGTGGAGGAGCGGCTTCGCTACTGCAGCTTCGTTCACATGCTGCAGCCGGTGGTGCACGAGGAGTGCGAGGTCATGTCCGAGTTGGGACATCTTCAG GAGGCCATGCAGTCGATCGCCCTGGTCACCAAGGAGCCCAGTGTCCTACCCCAGGCCTCCGAGGAGCTCATCCATGACGCCAAGGCCAGCATTAATCTGTATCCAGAGTCACCGGGCGGAGGTTCCGGCTCGCAGGGCGGTGGCTGCTCCAACTCGCTGGGCTCCCGAAAGAGCTCCGTGTGCTCCATCAGCAGCATGAACAGCAGCGGCTCGAGCAACTCGCCAGGACACCACCACTATCCGCGCTCCCTGTCGCAG TTTGTAACGCCCGCAATTCGCTTGAAACCTGGTGAATCCAGTGATAGTGGCTTTTGCTCATCGCCAGCTCTAACAACACAG ACTTCGAATGCAACGAATCAGACGGCAAATGTCTCCACCTGGCCGCCACATTCCCAGGACGTGGTGGACACCCTGCCACCGACCGCCGATCGTCCGCACACCATTTCGACGGCCTACGAAAAGGGTCACCAGCGCCCGCCGCTGACCGTCTACACGTTCCAGAACCCGGAGACCATACACGAGTCGGGAAGCTGCCTGAACAACGGGTCCGGTCCCCCGAATGGTCAGCCTTCCTCGGGACAGGCCACGCCGGCCACCCAGAAGTCACCGGCTGCCTCACTTAGTCGGCCACCCTTGCCAGTT CGCTGTTCTTCGCTGGAGCGACCGCTTTCGGCCCAGAGTAACCACCGCCAGGGAAGCGGGAGCAACCTGCTGCAGCGCCAGTGCCCCTCACCGATTCCGGCTCATATCACGAAAG GTACTCCGAGTGGCAGCAGTCTAGGTCCCGGATCCTCTCTGGGATTTGTCTACCAGGTCAGCTCTCCGACGCCCCCCTCCAGCGAGGTACTGAAGATCACCGAGCAGGCGGCAGCTGGACAGGATCAAGGGCCGGTGAACAGCGGAGCAGAGGATACGGATGAGCGATCGCGGGCCTCCGTTCTGCAGAAGGCCTCCATGTTCGAGAAGgcggcagcagcggcagcggtATCGCCTCCGGCTCCCAATCAGTCACCAGCAGCATCTTCTCCAGCTTCGGGAGGCGGAGCACGACGATCCGAGGCGGAGCAGCAGGAAATGG ACAAGTCTTTCGAAGATTCAATACAAGcactaaataatttaattggCGAACTAGACTCGTTCCAACGCGAGATCGATGAGGGCAAGGGCAAGCCGATGAGCAGCATAgtcagcagcaacaacaacaatacgacgaccagcagcaacagcagcagcgacaacaacaaccTGCCCGCcatcagcagcaacatcgaGCCCTGCGCCATCAGCAATCAAACAAATTCGAGCGGCTGCGGAACGGACATATCGGACACCACCTCCGACGAACTGGCTGGCGACGACATGGACGCCAGGCGGCAGGATCGGGACCGGGACATGCTGGGCGCCAGCGATTCGGAGCTGAGTCGCTGCTATGTGAGCGAGACGAGTTCGCTGACCGGTGGCCTAACGGCCGGCGGCTATGAGAATCCCACCTTCGCGCACTTTGTGGCCAATGCGAATCGGGAGGATGTCGTTTCGCTGGCCTCGGACAGCGTCTGTCTCGGTCAGCCGCGTCACGCCTACGTGGACACGTGCAGCGATAGTGGCAGTGCCGTGGTGGTGATCTATGATCATCAGATTCCCAACACCCCAGACATTGAGTTCGTGAAGCAGAACTCAGAGATCGTAGTGCTGCGGACGAAGGACCCGCAGCCGCAAACCCTGCAGCTGCACGAGATGCGCGAGCTGCAGCAGCTGCCGGCCAATCTGGCCGGTTCGCCGGACTCCTCGCCGGACTCGTCCGGTGGCCAGGCACCGGCGACAGCAACTGTGGCGCCCGCCAAGCAGCGACTCTCCTCGTTTCGGGCCACCAGtgagcagcagctgcagctcCTCGGACGCGGAAGCCCGCAAAGAGGTAAAGCAACCAGTGAGCAGGCGGCACAGAGCAGGCCACAGGACCAGCATTTCCCAGCACAGGCACATCCCCAGCAGCAGGATAGTAACGGCAGTAGCCAGCCAGTAGATCCCATGAGGCGCCAGCTGCCGCCCAAGCCCACCAGCTTGAGTATTTTCAATGGCCCCGCGCCCAGTGTGGGCGATAGGCCCCTGGTGCCCCGAAAATCGGACTTTAAGGCCGATCTAGATGCGAAAATACGCAGGCAAAAGCAGAAGGTTAAACAGcagttgcagcagcaacagcagcagcagcagcaacaatcgCCGCAGCCGCAGCAAGCACCACAAGAACCGCAACACTCACCACAGTCGCCCCAAACCAGAAACTGTAATGTCACTAATAACCCAGCCGCCAATGTTactgcatctgcatctgcatccgCATCTGCATTCACCGACCAAGCTCATAGAATGCCAAACCAAAATCAGATAGCCACATCCAATCACAAGCAATGCAAGACGCCCGCAACAATGGCTCTGTCACCATCGTCATCTCCTCGCGGCCATCTACCATCTGCATTATCATCGTCATCGCTATCGTCATTACCATTACCAGCCACCACATCATCGCCATCAAATGCTCCGCCATCGATGTTGCCCGCCAGTGACCGACCACCCGCCCATCCATATGTGTGCTCCAATGCCCCAGCCAATCCCCATCATGCCAATAGCATTACCAATGCCAATGCCACTGCCAATCTCAAGCCGTGCATTACGCCCCGGCCGGCCTCGTTGTCGG GAGGAGCAGCGGGCGGTGGCTCCACGCGCATCGCACGTCGTTCGTCCATCAACCAGGCCAAGCCACCGCCGCCAGTGAGACGCAGCTCGTCGGTGACCCCCAGTCCCAATGCCTCGGTCGGG CTGCagcaccagcaacagcagcacgCGACTCTGTCGCAGCAGAATCACCAGCTAAGCAGCTCCAGCGAGCACTTACCACCGCCGCCGGCTTTCATGCTGGACGCCGTGCCCCAGATGCCCAGCTCAGCGCTAAAGGTATCGGAGACGGTGAGAGCCCTGGCAGCCATGCGGCACCAGCCGGCATCGCCTGTGTCTCTCAGACgcctgcagcagcaacagcagcagcagcaactacagcagcagcagcaacagctaCACCAGCAACAcgtgcagcagcagcaacccCTATTGCAG TCTGTGCACCACAATCCCCTGAACGATGACCCGACCGTCTACTACGACTCCTACATGGATCTGCACGCCTATGCCCAGGCCTTGGCCAATGGCCAGCAGATGTCCAACCCGCAACGCTTTAcccaccagcagcaacagcagcagcagcaaaaccactatctgcagcagcagcagcaacatcagccaGCGCAACAACCGCCTGTTTACCAAGCGCCGCCGCCTGTCGATGCC ACGTTCCGCACTTCATCACCAGCCGCTGGCGGAGGGGGCGGCATCTACGCCCAGCCCAAGCTGGTCAACAGCATGTCCAGCTTCCGCACCAGCAGCCCCAGTCCCAACGGACACGCTCACCCACTGCCACCGACACAGCCAAAGACGAATCCGAACCTAATTGCACAGCTCAATGCACGACTCAGCGgcaagcagcagcagccgcaccagcagcagcaggtcGAGGGGATCTATGGTAACCAACAGGCGCCCGGAGGAGAGTCCATCTACATGCGGAGTGGCTTGTCCATGTCGCAGCcgccacagcagcaacactaTGACG CAGCTGCGCAAGCGCCGAACATGCGACAGGCCCATTCCCAtcatcaacagcagcagcaacagcagcactACACCTGCCCGCCTCCACTGGAGGATCCCCCACCGCCGCCCATTTACGCCGCCGGTGCATCGGCCACGATGCCCAAGAAGATGGCCCGCCCGCCCACTGGCCAAAATGCACATGCGGCCCACCCGAGCGCCTATGCGGCTGCCTCGGCCACGGCCACGCTGCCTAAGAACATGGTGCAGCAGCATCAACGGttgcagcaacagcaacatcagcagcagcagcagcaatatcAACAGCCGGCGGGCATGGGCATTGGCAATGGCAATGGTCACTTGACTCAGCGTCCGCAGTTGCCGCTGCCCCAGCAGAAGTTGCGGGctgcacagcagcaacacttggcggagcagcagcaacatcagctgcagcagcaacaccagcaacgCCAGCCGCCCATACCTTCACGCCACTCGAGTGTGCAGCAAAAGATATTCGTCTCGACGAACCCATTCATACAGACAACGGCCGTCAAGTTTCACTCGCCCTCTGCCTCGCCCACTTGCGGCTCGCCAGTAACTGGATCTGTGTCTGGATCTGGATCCCTGGCCAGCATTTATGCCACAACCTCGCGTGGAGGCCACcatcaccagcagcagcagcaacatgctcaccagcagcaactgcagcaacagcagcagcactaTTATCGCGATGTTGCTGGGGGCAACAGCAATGGCGGCAATGCCTACTATAACCACAATGCCCATGCCCATTCCCAGGCACATCATTCAA ACTATGCCACAAGCACAAATATCGAAAAGACTGGCAGCATTCGGGCCAAGACCAAGGCCGAATTCCTCGAGAATCTCAACGCGAAGCTGGCGAAGCAGGGAATGTCTGGACGAGCATTTGCCGTGCGAAATCTCATTAACAGCAAGGCCCTG ATGTATCAGAATCCGCAAAATCTATCGCGCCCCAGTGCGCAATACCGTAGACCACCCACCTATCCCAACACCAGCACGACCACCAATGCCACTTGCGAAGATCAGTGCTAA
- the mim gene encoding methylcytosine dioxygenase TET isoform X14, with translation MDLSLERDSSALGSLFQQIINDMKNTSPLWEDFVAKAGKLHTCLRAAIQAIAAYLDAFQKIADAATNSRGASKEIGTALTRVCLRHKAVETRLKTFTSAIMDCLVQPLQDKIEDWKRTVATIDKDHAKEYKRCRSELKKRSSDTLRLQKKARKGQTDGLQSLMDSHMQDVTLRRAELEDVEKKSLRAAMVEERLRYCSFVHMLQPVVHEECEVMSELGHLQEAMQSIALVTKEPSVLPQASEELIHDAKASINLYPESPGGGSGSQGGGCSNSLGSRKSSVCSISSMNSSGSSNSPGHHHYPRSLSQFVTPAIRLKPGESSDSGFCSSPALTTQTSNATNQTANVSTWPPHSQDVVDTLPPTADRPHTISTAYEKGHQRPPLTVYTFQNPETIHESGSCLNNGSGPPNGQPSSGQATPATQKSPAASLSRPPLPVKPAHVRCSSLERPLSAQSNHRQGSGSNLLQRQCPSPIPAHITKELSAAHHAQQQQQQQNQQPQTPPTYVNMSELATMAALKLTNQQQQQQKPTPPPLQQQSSIDSTGSQHSNDSSGSHQLLQQQQHHQQQQHHSQPNHHSATATRSHSISSTASSLHSHPSIDSTVACGSLVGQPNHSTSTNTNTTSPSSGSSTPQNHYSPLLTNSPTSTAAGTPSGSSLGPGSSLGFVYQVSSPTPPSSEVLKITEQAAAGQDQGPVNSGAEDTDERSRASVLQKASMFEKAAAAAAVSPPAPNQSPAASSPASGGGARRSEAEQQEMDKSFEDSIQALNNLIGELDSFQREIDEGKGKPMSSIVSSNNNNTTTSSNSSSDNNNLPAISSNIEPCAISNQTNSSGCGTDISDTTSDELAGDDMDARRQDRDRDMLGASDSELSRCYVSETSSLTGGLTAGGYENPTFAHFVANANREDVVSLASDSVCLGQPRHAYVDTCSDSGSAVVVIYDHQIPNTPDIEFVKQNSEIVVLRTKDPQPQTLQLHEMRELQQLPANLAGSPDSSPDSSGGQAPATATVAPAKQRLSSFRATSEQQLQLLGRGSPQRGGAAGGGSTRIARRSSINQAKPPPPVRRSSSVTPSPNASVGLQHQQQQHATLSQQNHQLSSSSEHLPPPPAFMLDAVPQMPSSALKVSETVRALAAMRHQPASPVSLRRLQQQQQQQQLQQQQQQLHQQHVQQQQPLLQSVHHNPLNDDPTVYYDSYMDLHAYAQALANGQQMSNPQRFTHQQQQQQQQNHYLQQQQQHQPAQQPPVYQAPPPVDATFRTSSPAAGGGGGIYAQPKLVNSMSSFRTSSPSPNGHAHPLPPTQPKTNPNLIAQLNARLSGKQQQPHQQQQVEGIYGNQQAPGGESIYMRSGLSMSQPPQQQHYDAAAQAPNMRQAHSHHQQQQQQQHYTCPPPLEDPPPPPIYAAGASATMPKKMARPPTGQNAHAAHPSAYAAASATATLPKNMVQQHQRLQQQQHQQQQQQYQQPAGMGIGNGNGHLTQRPQLPLPQQKLRAAQQQHLAEQQQHQLQQQHQQRQPPIPSRHSSVQQKIFVSTNPFIQTTAVKFHSPSASPTCGSPVTGSVSGSGSLASIYATTSRGGHHHQQQQQHAHQQQLQQQQQHYYRDVAGGNSNGGNAYYNHNAHAHSQAHHSNYATSTNIEKTGSIRAKTKAEFLENLNAKLAKQGMSGRAFAVRNLINSKALMYQNPQNLSRPSAQYRRPPTYPNTSTTTNATCEDQC, from the exons AATACTTCGCCACTGTGGGAGGATTTTGTGGCTAAGGCCGGAAAACTGCACACATGCTTGAG GGCCGCCATCCAGGCAATCGCCGCCTATTTGGATGCCTTCCAAAAGATAGCCGATGCGGCGACCAATTCAAGAG GAGCCTCCAAGGAGATCGGCACAGCCCTGACCCGCGTCTGCCTGCGCCACAAGGCCGTGGAGACGCGTCTGAAGACCTTCACCAGCGCCATCATGGATTGCCTGGTGCAGCCGCTGCAGGACAAGATCGAGGACTGGAAGCGCACGGTGGCCACCATCGACAAGGATCATGCCAAAGAATACAAGCGCTGTCGCAGCGAGTTGAAGAAGCGCTCCAGCGACACGCTGCGCCTGCAGAAGAAGGCTCGCAAGGGTCAGACGGATGGGTTGCAATCTTTGATGGACTCCCACATGCAGGATGTCACCCTGCGGCGGGCTGAGCTAGAGGACGTGGAGAAGAAGTCCTTGAGGGCGGCCATGGTGGAGGAGCGGCTTCGCTACTGCAGCTTCGTTCACATGCTGCAGCCGGTGGTGCACGAGGAGTGCGAGGTCATGTCCGAGTTGGGACATCTTCAG GAGGCCATGCAGTCGATCGCCCTGGTCACCAAGGAGCCCAGTGTCCTACCCCAGGCCTCCGAGGAGCTCATCCATGACGCCAAGGCCAGCATTAATCTGTATCCAGAGTCACCGGGCGGAGGTTCCGGCTCGCAGGGCGGTGGCTGCTCCAACTCGCTGGGCTCCCGAAAGAGCTCCGTGTGCTCCATCAGCAGCATGAACAGCAGCGGCTCGAGCAACTCGCCAGGACACCACCACTATCCGCGCTCCCTGTCGCAG TTTGTAACGCCCGCAATTCGCTTGAAACCTGGTGAATCCAGTGATAGTGGCTTTTGCTCATCGCCAGCTCTAACAACACAG ACTTCGAATGCAACGAATCAGACGGCAAATGTCTCCACCTGGCCGCCACATTCCCAGGACGTGGTGGACACCCTGCCACCGACCGCCGATCGTCCGCACACCATTTCGACGGCCTACGAAAAGGGTCACCAGCGCCCGCCGCTGACCGTCTACACGTTCCAGAACCCGGAGACCATACACGAGTCGGGAAGCTGCCTGAACAACGGGTCCGGTCCCCCGAATGGTCAGCCTTCCTCGGGACAGGCCACGCCGGCCACCCAGAAGTCACCGGCTGCCTCACTTAGTCGGCCACCCTTGCCAGTT AAGCCAGCCCATGTG CGCTGTTCTTCGCTGGAGCGACCGCTTTCGGCCCAGAGTAACCACCGCCAGGGAAGCGGGAGCAACCTGCTGCAGCGCCAGTGCCCCTCACCGATTCCGGCTCATATCACGAAAG AGCTGTCCGCAGCGCATCAtgcacagcagcagcagcagcagcaaaaccAGCAGCCCCAGACGCCGCCCACCTATGTGAACATGTCCGAGCTGGCCACCATGGCGGCCTTGAAGCTGACcaaccagcagcagcagcagcagaagccTACTCCGCCGCCCCTGCAGCAGCAGAGCTCCATCGACTCGACCGGCTCCCAGCATTCCAACGACTCCTCCGGCTCGCACCAGCTcctccagcagcagcagcaccatcagcaacagcagcatcaCTCGCAGCCGAATCACCACTCAGCCACCGCCACACGCTCCCATTCCATATCCTCGACGGCCTCGTCACTGCACTCGCATCCGTCGATCGACTCCACCGTCGCTTGCGGCTCTTTGGTGGGCCAGCCCAACCACAGCACCAGCACCAACACGAACACCACCTCGCCGTCCAGTGGCAGCTCCACGCCACAGAACCATTACTCGCCCCTGCTAACCAACTCCCCCACGTCCACTGCCGCAGGTACTCCGAGTGGCAGCAGTCTAGGTCCCGGATCCTCTCTGGGATTTGTCTACCAGGTCAGCTCTCCGACGCCCCCCTCCAGCGAGGTACTGAAGATCACCGAGCAGGCGGCAGCTGGACAGGATCAAGGGCCGGTGAACAGCGGAGCAGAGGATACGGATGAGCGATCGCGGGCCTCCGTTCTGCAGAAGGCCTCCATGTTCGAGAAGgcggcagcagcggcagcggtATCGCCTCCGGCTCCCAATCAGTCACCAGCAGCATCTTCTCCAGCTTCGGGAGGCGGAGCACGACGATCCGAGGCGGAGCAGCAGGAAATGG ACAAGTCTTTCGAAGATTCAATACAAGcactaaataatttaattggCGAACTAGACTCGTTCCAACGCGAGATCGATGAGGGCAAGGGCAAGCCGATGAGCAGCATAgtcagcagcaacaacaacaatacgacgaccagcagcaacagcagcagcgacaacaacaaccTGCCCGCcatcagcagcaacatcgaGCCCTGCGCCATCAGCAATCAAACAAATTCGAGCGGCTGCGGAACGGACATATCGGACACCACCTCCGACGAACTGGCTGGCGACGACATGGACGCCAGGCGGCAGGATCGGGACCGGGACATGCTGGGCGCCAGCGATTCGGAGCTGAGTCGCTGCTATGTGAGCGAGACGAGTTCGCTGACCGGTGGCCTAACGGCCGGCGGCTATGAGAATCCCACCTTCGCGCACTTTGTGGCCAATGCGAATCGGGAGGATGTCGTTTCGCTGGCCTCGGACAGCGTCTGTCTCGGTCAGCCGCGTCACGCCTACGTGGACACGTGCAGCGATAGTGGCAGTGCCGTGGTGGTGATCTATGATCATCAGATTCCCAACACCCCAGACATTGAGTTCGTGAAGCAGAACTCAGAGATCGTAGTGCTGCGGACGAAGGACCCGCAGCCGCAAACCCTGCAGCTGCACGAGATGCGCGAGCTGCAGCAGCTGCCGGCCAATCTGGCCGGTTCGCCGGACTCCTCGCCGGACTCGTCCGGTGGCCAGGCACCGGCGACAGCAACTGTGGCGCCCGCCAAGCAGCGACTCTCCTCGTTTCGGGCCACCAGtgagcagcagctgcagctcCTCGGACGCGGAAGCCCGCAAAGAG GAGGAGCAGCGGGCGGTGGCTCCACGCGCATCGCACGTCGTTCGTCCATCAACCAGGCCAAGCCACCGCCGCCAGTGAGACGCAGCTCGTCGGTGACCCCCAGTCCCAATGCCTCGGTCGGG CTGCagcaccagcaacagcagcacgCGACTCTGTCGCAGCAGAATCACCAGCTAAGCAGCTCCAGCGAGCACTTACCACCGCCGCCGGCTTTCATGCTGGACGCCGTGCCCCAGATGCCCAGCTCAGCGCTAAAGGTATCGGAGACGGTGAGAGCCCTGGCAGCCATGCGGCACCAGCCGGCATCGCCTGTGTCTCTCAGACgcctgcagcagcaacagcagcagcagcaactacagcagcagcagcaacagctaCACCAGCAACAcgtgcagcagcagcaacccCTATTGCAG TCTGTGCACCACAATCCCCTGAACGATGACCCGACCGTCTACTACGACTCCTACATGGATCTGCACGCCTATGCCCAGGCCTTGGCCAATGGCCAGCAGATGTCCAACCCGCAACGCTTTAcccaccagcagcaacagcagcagcagcaaaaccactatctgcagcagcagcagcaacatcagccaGCGCAACAACCGCCTGTTTACCAAGCGCCGCCGCCTGTCGATGCC ACGTTCCGCACTTCATCACCAGCCGCTGGCGGAGGGGGCGGCATCTACGCCCAGCCCAAGCTGGTCAACAGCATGTCCAGCTTCCGCACCAGCAGCCCCAGTCCCAACGGACACGCTCACCCACTGCCACCGACACAGCCAAAGACGAATCCGAACCTAATTGCACAGCTCAATGCACGACTCAGCGgcaagcagcagcagccgcaccagcagcagcaggtcGAGGGGATCTATGGTAACCAACAGGCGCCCGGAGGAGAGTCCATCTACATGCGGAGTGGCTTGTCCATGTCGCAGCcgccacagcagcaacactaTGACG CAGCTGCGCAAGCGCCGAACATGCGACAGGCCCATTCCCAtcatcaacagcagcagcaacagcagcactACACCTGCCCGCCTCCACTGGAGGATCCCCCACCGCCGCCCATTTACGCCGCCGGTGCATCGGCCACGATGCCCAAGAAGATGGCCCGCCCGCCCACTGGCCAAAATGCACATGCGGCCCACCCGAGCGCCTATGCGGCTGCCTCGGCCACGGCCACGCTGCCTAAGAACATGGTGCAGCAGCATCAACGGttgcagcaacagcaacatcagcagcagcagcagcaatatcAACAGCCGGCGGGCATGGGCATTGGCAATGGCAATGGTCACTTGACTCAGCGTCCGCAGTTGCCGCTGCCCCAGCAGAAGTTGCGGGctgcacagcagcaacacttggcggagcagcagcaacatcagctgcagcagcaacaccagcaacgCCAGCCGCCCATACCTTCACGCCACTCGAGTGTGCAGCAAAAGATATTCGTCTCGACGAACCCATTCATACAGACAACGGCCGTCAAGTTTCACTCGCCCTCTGCCTCGCCCACTTGCGGCTCGCCAGTAACTGGATCTGTGTCTGGATCTGGATCCCTGGCCAGCATTTATGCCACAACCTCGCGTGGAGGCCACcatcaccagcagcagcagcaacatgctcaccagcagcaactgcagcaacagcagcagcactaTTATCGCGATGTTGCTGGGGGCAACAGCAATGGCGGCAATGCCTACTATAACCACAATGCCCATGCCCATTCCCAGGCACATCATTCAA ACTATGCCACAAGCACAAATATCGAAAAGACTGGCAGCATTCGGGCCAAGACCAAGGCCGAATTCCTCGAGAATCTCAACGCGAAGCTGGCGAAGCAGGGAATGTCTGGACGAGCATTTGCCGTGCGAAATCTCATTAACAGCAAGGCCCTG ATGTATCAGAATCCGCAAAATCTATCGCGCCCCAGTGCGCAATACCGTAGACCACCCACCTATCCCAACACCAGCACGACCACCAATGCCACTTGCGAAGATCAGTGCTAA